The following proteins come from a genomic window of Deltaproteobacteria bacterium:
- a CDS encoding ribonuclease HI, whose translation MAERRGSFLTPEQVLARHRGGPTTGVFTDGSCEGNPGPGGWGVVWVEEDRVVAERHGADPSTTNNRMELRALIEAYKLLPPDAAVTIHSDSQLCVKTVNEWAPGWAARGWRRKTGPIANLELVQELYALARAHPRAKLVWIAAHDGSRWNEYADALATTYLHSPSA comes from the coding sequence ATGGCAGAGCGACGCGGCAGCTTCCTGACGCCCGAGCAGGTCCTCGCGCGCCATCGCGGCGGGCCGACCACGGGCGTCTTCACCGACGGCTCCTGCGAGGGCAATCCGGGCCCGGGCGGCTGGGGGGTCGTCTGGGTCGAGGAGGACCGCGTCGTCGCCGAGCGCCACGGGGCCGACCCGAGCACGACCAACAACCGCATGGAGCTGCGCGCGCTGATCGAGGCCTACAAGCTGCTGCCGCCCGACGCGGCGGTGACGATCCACTCCGACAGCCAGCTCTGCGTCAAGACCGTGAACGAGTGGGCGCCGGGCTGGGCGGCGCGAGGCTGGCGGCGCAAGACCGGCCCGATCGCGAACCTCGAGCTGGTCCAGGAGCTCTACGCGCTCGCCCGCGCCCATCCGCGCGCGAAGCTGGTCTGGATCGCGGCCCACGACGGCTCGCGCTGGAACGAGTACGCCGACGCCCTCGCCACCACCTACCTGCATTCCCCGAGCGCCTGA